The genomic region TGAAGACCTGGACCACGATAAGGCTAAGCTGAAGTGGACCGTCACTGGCAACCGCGAACTTAAGGTTTCTATCGATGGTTCCCGTGTTATGAAGATTGTGCCGCCGTCTCCCCAGTGGAACGGTTCCGAAACCCTCACCATCAAGGTGACCGACCCGGAAGGCGCAACCGACGAACGTTCTGTTTCCTACACTGTTGAATCCGTGAACGATGTTCCGGAATTCGTCAAGCAGGTTGCACCGCAGACTATTAAGGAAAAGGCTCAGTTCCAGCCCATCAAGCTGGGTGAAATGGTTCGCGACCTCGACCACAAGCTTAGCGACCTTACCTTCTCTGTTGACGTCAAGTCTACCGTCAAGGGCAAGGAAGCTGGCCTCAATGTTGAAATCGATGCCCAGCAGGTTGCTAAGATCATCATCCCGGATAAGCTCTGGAATGGTGCTGACGAAATCACCTTTACTGTAACTGACCCGGATGGCGCTAAGGCTACCTCTAAGGCTCTCTTCACCGTTCAGTCTGTGAACGATGTCCCGACCCTCAAGAAGATTCCGGACCAGATGATTGATGAAAAGCAGGAATTTGCTTCCGTCAACCTGGCTGAACTCGCTGCTGACGCAGACCACGCCTTCAAGGACTTGAAGTGGACTGTTACCGGCAACAAGGATTTGAAGATTGATATTTCTAAGGATGGCGTTGCTACCATCAAGACCCCGAACAAGCTCTGGAACGGTTCCGAAAAGGTTATCTTCACTGTAACCGACCCGGAAGGCGCAAATGCTAAGTCCGAAGCTGTGTTCACCGTGAAGTCCATTAACGATGCTCCGGTCATGAAGGACATCGCTAACCAGACCATCAAGGAAAAGGGTGAATTCAAGACCATTAGCCTGAATGACTTCGTTTCCGATGAAGACCATGACAAGAAGAACTTGAAGTGGACCGTTTCCGGCAACAAGGAACTCAAGGTTGTTATCGACGCTAACAAGGTCGCTACCATCTCTACTCCCAACAAGTTCTGGAATGGTACCGAATCCATCACCTTCACCGTCACTGACCCGGAAGGTGCTTCTGACAAGCGTACCGTGACCTTCACTGTTGAATCTGTGAACGACCTGCCTGAATTCGTCAAGCCCATCAAGGACCAGACCATCCAGGAAAAGCGCGAATTTGCAATCATCAACCTCAACGACATCGTTAAGGACCCGGATCACAAGGGCGAAGTTCTCTCCTGGTCCTTCGACGTGAAGCCGGCCAAGGGCGCTCCGAAGAACTACACTCCGCAGCTCTCTGTGAAGGTTGACGACCAGCGTATGGCTAAGATCGTTATTCCGGACAAGTACTGGAACGGTGCTGAACAGATCACCTTCAAGGTGGAAGACCCGGATGGTGGCAAGGCTACCTGCACCGCTCTCTTCACTGTTCAGTCTGTGAACGACGCTCCGACCATCGGCCAGATCAAGGAACAGACCATCGAAGAAAAGCAGGAATTTGCTTCCTTCAACTTGGCTGAACTTGTTAAGGATCCGGACCACGCTTTCGACAAGCTCAAGATCGAAGTTACTGGTAACAAGGACCTCAAGGTTAACGTTGCCAAGAACGGCGAAGTTACCGTCAAGACCCCGAACAAGCTCTGGAACGGTTCTGAAAAGCTGACCTTCACCGTCACTGACCCGGAAGGCGCTTCTGCCAAGGCAATGGCTGCATTTACCGTGAAGTCCATCAACGACGTTCCGGTGATGAAGGATATTGCTAACCAGACCATCAAGGAAAAGGGTTCCTTCAAGTCCTTCAACCTGGATGAATTCGTTGAAGACCTTGACCATCCGAAGAACAAGCTGAAGTGGAAGATCGAAGGTGCCAAGGAACTCAAGGTTGCCATGGACGCTAGCCACAATGTTTCCATTTCTCAGCCGAACCAGTTCTGGCATGGTTCCGAAACTATCAAGTTCACCGTTACCGACCCGGAAGGTGCTTCTGATAGCCGTTCTGTGACCTTCACTGTTGAATCTGTGAACGACGCTCCTGTATTCGTACGCGAAATCAAGGAACAGTCCATCGACGAAAAGAAGGAATTCGCAAAGATCAAGCTTGATGACCTGGTCAATGACCCGGACCACAAGAAGTCTGATCTCTCCTGGACCTTCGATGTGAAGCCTGTAAAGGTTGGTGCTGCTGCTCCGGCTAAGGGCAAGAAGGCTGCAAAGGCTGAAGAAGCTCCGGCTGGCGAAACTCTCGCTGTCAAGGTTGAAAAGGGTGAAGGTGGCGCACGTATCGCTGTCATCGCAATCCCCAACAAGTACTGGAACGGTGCTGCAGACATTACCTTCACCGTGTCTGACGTGGAAGGCGCAACTGCAAAGAAGACTGTCCGCTACGAAGTTCGTTCTGTGAACGACGCTCCGAAGATTTCCGACAAGGCTCCGAAGGGTGAAACCATCCGCGAAGGTGGCCGCTTCAAGACTATCGACCTCACTTCTCTTGCTTCCGACCCGGACCACAAGACTTCCCAGCTGAAGTGGAGTGTCTCTGGCAACAAGCAGCTGAAGGTTGACCTCCGCAAGGACAACACTGTAATTGTCTCCGTTCCCAACGACCAGTGGAACGGTAAGGAACTCATTACCTTCACCGTCACCGACCCGGAAGGCGCTACTGCAAACCACAAGATGATGTTCGAAGTGACCCGCGTGAACGACGCTCCGGTCCTCGTGAAGAAGATTCCTGACCAGAAGATCAAGGAAAAGGAACTCTTCAAGCAGATCAAGCTCGACGAATTCGTTAAGGATCCGGATAACAAGCCCAGCGAACTCACCTGGACTGTTACTGGCAACAAGAAGCTGAAGGCTGAAATCTCTCCGAGCCACGTGCTCACCGTTTCCGCTCCGGATAAGTACTTCTGGTGCGCTCCGGAATCCATGGTTCTCATGGTGAAGGACCCGGAAGGTCTCGCAACTTCTCAGATCGTTACCTTCGAAATCACTTCCGTGAACGACGCTCCGCTGATGAAGGATATTCCGGACCAGCGCATCAAGGAAAAGGGTCAGTTCAAGGAAATCGACCTGAACAAGTTCGTGAAGGACCCGGACCACAAGCTTGAAGAACTCTCTTGGGATATCAAGGTTGAAAAGGTCGCTGCTGCTGCTCCTGCTCCGGCCCCGAAGAAGGCTGCTAAGAAGCCTGCCAAGGGCAAGAAGGGTGCCAAGGCTGAACCTGCCGAAGAACCGGCACCGGAACCTGCTGACGAATTCCAGGTGGAAGTGGATAGCAAGAACATTGCTCGCATCAAGCTCCCGAACAAGTACTGGAATGGCGAACGTAAGGTTACCTTCGCTGTGAAGGATCCGGAAGGTGCTGGCAACTCCAGAAGCGCAGTGTTCACTGTTGAATCTGTGAACGACGCTCCGGAATTCAAGCCTGTTCCTATCCAGTCTATCGAAGAAAAGAAGCAGTTTGCTCCTATCGATCTCGCTAAGTTCGTCTCTGATCCGGACCACAAGTTCGAACAGCTCAAGTTCGAAGTTTCCGCTGGCCGCGCTCTCAAGGCTACCATCAATGCCAAGAAGCAGTTGATCGTTACCACTCCGGACAAGTTCTGGTTCGGTACCGAAAAGATCAAGGTCGACGTTTATGACCCGGAAGAAGCTAAGGCTTCTCAGCAGATTACCTTCGAAGTGACCCCGGTTAACGATGCTCCTGTCATCGGTAAGATCGCTGGTCAGAAGATCAAGGAAAAGGAAAAGTTCCAGGTTGTTGACCTG from Fibrobacter sp. harbors:
- a CDS encoding tandem-95 repeat protein, giving the protein MKRKNWSVTALLASAGLLATWGIAQESGDVPAVENEAPSVNGIPGESIDEGGKFAPIKLDQYVSDDMDKPAQLKWSVSGNKKLKVTITPDRIAKIEVPDQYWNGNEDITFAATDSKGAIGSETVNFNVESVNNPPVVAQIPDQTIDEGKQFTKIRLDDFVTDPDHPKNQMLWEFDIQPVGKDQAEGDLNVEIDPNRVATVVIPDTNWYGTAKIKFTATDGEYASDSKTALFTVKSINDAPVLQKIPSQTIEEKNEFESISLTDFVSDVDDDPAKIKWTVEGGKDLKIDIDKYGTANIKIPNEFWNGSETFTFTATDPAGASVSTKATFTVKSINDPPEFVQDVPEQTIDEKQSFKPIELDKLVKDPDHSFEQLKWTVSGNKDLKVVFSGKTANIQIPNKLWNGYESLKFKVCDPAGACAESENTFTVNSVNDVPAFVKAIPNQNIDEKKQFAKIRLDEFVKDADHKNSELSWDAEVKHQGKEPESGTLNVNIDESHVASIEIPDTYWNGTAVVTFTCTDPDGASIKQDVTLSVKSINDLPVFTKIPDQVIEEKNELSSIVLDEYLTDADHDISKLKVEITGNKDIKVNLNQKTREASFKTPSELWNGSETLTFTATDPEGGVAKTQMKLTVKSINDPPVMKDIPEQTIKEKEQFKTVELDKYVEDLDHDKAKLKWTVTGNRELKVSIDGSRVMKIVPPSPQWNGSETLTIKVTDPEGATDERSVSYTVESVNDVPEFVKQVAPQTIKEKAQFQPIKLGEMVRDLDHKLSDLTFSVDVKSTVKGKEAGLNVEIDAQQVAKIIIPDKLWNGADEITFTVTDPDGAKATSKALFTVQSVNDVPTLKKIPDQMIDEKQEFASVNLAELAADADHAFKDLKWTVTGNKDLKIDISKDGVATIKTPNKLWNGSEKVIFTVTDPEGANAKSEAVFTVKSINDAPVMKDIANQTIKEKGEFKTISLNDFVSDEDHDKKNLKWTVSGNKELKVVIDANKVATISTPNKFWNGTESITFTVTDPEGASDKRTVTFTVESVNDLPEFVKPIKDQTIQEKREFAIINLNDIVKDPDHKGEVLSWSFDVKPAKGAPKNYTPQLSVKVDDQRMAKIVIPDKYWNGAEQITFKVEDPDGGKATCTALFTVQSVNDAPTIGQIKEQTIEEKQEFASFNLAELVKDPDHAFDKLKIEVTGNKDLKVNVAKNGEVTVKTPNKLWNGSEKLTFTVTDPEGASAKAMAAFTVKSINDVPVMKDIANQTIKEKGSFKSFNLDEFVEDLDHPKNKLKWKIEGAKELKVAMDASHNVSISQPNQFWHGSETIKFTVTDPEGASDSRSVTFTVESVNDAPVFVREIKEQSIDEKKEFAKIKLDDLVNDPDHKKSDLSWTFDVKPVKVGAAAPAKGKKAAKAEEAPAGETLAVKVEKGEGGARIAVIAIPNKYWNGAADITFTVSDVEGATAKKTVRYEVRSVNDAPKISDKAPKGETIREGGRFKTIDLTSLASDPDHKTSQLKWSVSGNKQLKVDLRKDNTVIVSVPNDQWNGKELITFTVTDPEGATANHKMMFEVTRVNDAPVLVKKIPDQKIKEKELFKQIKLDEFVKDPDNKPSELTWTVTGNKKLKAEISPSHVLTVSAPDKYFWCAPESMVLMVKDPEGLATSQIVTFEITSVNDAPLMKDIPDQRIKEKGQFKEIDLNKFVKDPDHKLEELSWDIKVEKVAAAAPAPAPKKAAKKPAKGKKGAKAEPAEEPAPEPADEFQVEVDSKNIARIKLPNKYWNGERKVTFAVKDPEGAGNSRSAVFTVESVNDAPEFKPVPIQSIEEKKQFAPIDLAKFVSDPDHKFEQLKFEVSAGRALKATINAKKQLIVTTPDKFWFGTEKIKVDVYDPEEAKASQQITFEVTPVNDAPVIGKIAGQKIKEKEKFQVVDLSKAATDPDNKPNELKWTVTGNKELKVDIKGSRAQILTPNPNWFGKETLTFTVKDIAGASASTNATFEVTPVNDAPTLKPVQPFVIEEKKTFAPVDFSKFVSDPDNKLEELVWTLDNETPASKASKNAPAKKGKKGKAAPAAGPAVKHELRFDINEKGVLTVEIPDKYWNGSETVTVNVFDPAGEKASVDVKFTVKAVNDRPIVKEIPGQETLEGKSFKAIKLDQYVTDPDNKPHEIKWKVTGAKFLAVEINSGREAVIRPKKADWFGEETLVFTASDPAGAMDKSMAKFVVKHVNAAPIMRDIPDYTIKEDDKGGVIAAIKLDQYARDKDHRFDELKWTFTGNKYLVVKHDKAKKMAYVMQPHENWNGKPERITFTVTDPDGASANKSALFTVIAVNDAPTAKSQTYMTQEGETLKVPASEGLMSGVNDPDGEKPVSVQLVQKPRNGKMTLNEKDGSFTYQPNKGFSGLDEFTFKVKDPGGLYSQVTTAEINVSFKMNDLRGGKKPEAKKEEPKKEEPKASGKKGKKKR